The following nucleotide sequence is from Bacteroidales bacterium.
CACGATGGGTTAAAGCCATTGAGGACGACAAGCTGGAATGGACACAGGTTTCGGATCTGAAATACTGGGACTGCGAACCAGCAAGGCTTTATGGAGTGCGCAGTATCCCGGCCAATTTTCTTCTCAACCCCGAAGGAATCATTATCGCAAAAAATCTTACCGGAGAAGCCCTCTATCAGAAACTGAAGGAACTGCTGAAATAACATCATGGCTATGGAGTTTTTCAGGGACATCATCATCGAAACCCTCATGATTACAGGCATCGTCATGGTGATGATGCTGCTGATCGAGTATTTCAATGTATTTTCAGGCGGGGGATTTGGTGAATATGTCAAGAAATCCTCCCTGCGGCAAACCGGTATTTCAGCCTTCCTGGGATTTACCCCGGGGTGTGTGGGAGTTTATGCGGTGGTTTCCCTGTATCTTCACCGTATTATAGGCTTTGGCGGTTTGCTGGCGGCCTTGCTGGCTACCGTGGGCGACGAGGCATTTATTATGATTGCCCTGATCCCCAAAACGTACCTTTTGATTTCGCTGATCCTGCTGGTTCTGGCCCTTGCTTTCGGGCTTCTTTTTTCAGGAGTGAAGCTCAGAAGCATTGAGCACTCAAGGCTTCTCATGCATGAAATGCATCAGCATAAAGAAGACCTGGATGGGAAACTGAACATAAGCCGCCTTATTCAGCAATTGAAAAATATGAGTTTCCCGCGTGCCATCCTCATTTTCTCCCATCTGGTCCTTATTTTCGGAATTATCAGCGGAGTGCTTACCCATAACGAACATCCGGGATCAGTTGAAGAGGGACACCCCTCCTGGGATTTTATGCGGATAACCTTTTTACTTGCCTCCGTCACGGCATTAGGAATTGTTATTATAGTCTCCGACCATTTTCTTGAAAAGCATCTGTGGGAACACATAATCAAAAAACACTTCCTGAGGTTGTTTCTCTGGACCTTCGGTACCCTGCTGGTAACAGGCCTTCTGCTGAGCAACTGGGAACTGCGGTCGTGGATGCAGTCCAACCATTTGCTTCTTCTGCTCATGGCGGTAGCTATAGGTATTATACCCATTTCGGGGCCGCATATTGCCTTTATTACCCTTTTCGCACAGGGTGCCATTCCGTTCAGCATTCTGCTGGCCAATTCAATTGTACAGGACGGACACGGAGCCCTGCCCCTTTTTGCCGAATCGCGCAGTTCTTTTTTCCTGGCCAAGGGTATTAAACTAATTCCTGCCCTGATTGTTGGTTTATGTGGTTTATGGTTACGGTTCTGAATTAACGTATAACTTCAAATGATACATTGCTATGCATTATGATGTAATTATCATCGGCAGCGGCCCGGGAGGGTATGTTGCTGCTATCCGTTCAGCCCAGCTGGGCATGAAAACGGCTGTTGTGGAAAAAGCCGAACTCGGGGGCGTATGCCTCAACTGGGGTTGCATACCGACCAAAGCATTGCTGAAAAGCGCCCAGGTGTTTGAATACATGAAACATGCCGGAGACTATGGCATTAGCATCACGGGTGAAGCCAAACCCGACTTTGCGGCTGTTGTGAAACGCAGCAGGGCAGTTGCCGACGGCATGAGCAAAGGCATTCAGTTCCTGTTTAAGAAAAACAAAATCGATGTTCTTCAGGGTCATGGCAAACTTGCTCCCGGCAAATCTGTTGCTGTGAACAAAAATGACGGAACCAGCGAAACCTTCACTGCCGACCACATTATTCTGGCCACCGGGGCAAGGTCGCGCGAACTGCCCAACCTGAAACAGGACGGGAAAAAGATCATCGGCTACCGCGAAGCTATGACCCTGCCCGAACTTCCCTCATCGATGGTAGTGGTAGGTTCCGGAGCCATCGGAAGCGAATTTGCCTGGTTCTATGCCACCATGGGAACAAAGGTTACCCTGGTGGAATTCATGCCCACTATTGTGCCGCTCGAAGACGAAGAAGTTTCCAAACAACTCGAACGGTCGTTCAAAAAGGCCGGCATAACCGTTATGACTTCTTCAACCGTTGAAAAAGCCGAAGTAAAGGACAATCAGTGCCATGTAACCATCAAAACGCCCAAAGGCACAGAAGAGGTTAAGGCCGATATCGTGC
It contains:
- a CDS encoding arsenic efflux protein — encoded protein: MEFFRDIIIETLMITGIVMVMMLLIEYFNVFSGGGFGEYVKKSSLRQTGISAFLGFTPGCVGVYAVVSLYLHRIIGFGGLLAALLATVGDEAFIMIALIPKTYLLISLILLVLALAFGLLFSGVKLRSIEHSRLLMHEMHQHKEDLDGKLNISRLIQQLKNMSFPRAILIFSHLVLIFGIISGVLTHNEHPGSVEEGHPSWDFMRITFLLASVTALGIVIIVSDHFLEKHLWEHIIKKHFLRLFLWTFGTLLVTGLLLSNWELRSWMQSNHLLLLLMAVAIGIIPISGPHIAFITLFAQGAIPFSILLANSIVQDGHGALPLFAESRSSFFLAKGIKLIPALIVGLCGLWLRF
- the lpdA gene encoding dihydrolipoyl dehydrogenase encodes the protein MHYDVIIIGSGPGGYVAAIRSAQLGMKTAVVEKAELGGVCLNWGCIPTKALLKSAQVFEYMKHAGDYGISITGEAKPDFAAVVKRSRAVADGMSKGIQFLFKKNKIDVLQGHGKLAPGKSVAVNKNDGTSETFTADHIILATGARSRELPNLKQDGKKIIGYREAMTLPELPSSMVVVGSGAIGSEFAWFYATMGTKVTLVEFMPTIVPLEDEEVSKQLERSFKKAGITVMTSSTVEKAEVKDNQCHVTIKTPKGTEEVKADIVLSAVGITPNLENIGIEETGIALENGKVKVDEYYRTNVPGIYAIGDIVHGPALAHVASAEGICCVENIAGKHPEPVDYKNVPACTYTVPEIASVGLTEKAAREAGYSIKVGKFPYTASGKASAAGNKDGFVKLIFDEKYGELLGAHLIGLNVTEMIAELVVARKLETTGHEIIKSVHPHPTMSEAIMEAAAAAYGEVIHL